In Salinigranum marinum, one DNA window encodes the following:
- a CDS encoding PPOX class F420-dependent oxidoreductase, with protein MASIPVAVHDLFEKATFAHFATMTPTGYPHVTPVWVDYDAETGHLLVNTERERRKTKNVEADPKVGVSMTDPDNPYRFLSVFGDVDEITTDGARAHIDVLAQRYMGEDEYPNPIESERVVLRIRPERVFSGP; from the coding sequence ATGGCTTCGATCCCCGTGGCGGTCCACGACCTGTTCGAGAAGGCGACGTTCGCCCACTTCGCGACGATGACGCCGACCGGCTACCCCCACGTCACCCCGGTCTGGGTCGACTACGACGCGGAGACGGGTCATCTCCTCGTGAACACCGAGCGTGAGCGACGGAAGACGAAGAACGTCGAGGCGGACCCGAAGGTCGGCGTGAGCATGACCGATCCCGACAATCCGTACCGGTTCCTCTCCGTGTTCGGCGATGTCGACGAGATCACGACCGACGGCGCACGCGCGCACATCGATGTCCTCGCCCAGCGGTACATGGGCGAAGACGAGTACCCGAACCCGATCGAGAGCGAGCGGGTCGTCCTCCGCATCCGGCCGGAGCGCGTCTTCAGCGGACCCTGA